In a genomic window of Virgibacillus dokdonensis:
- a CDS encoding VWA domain-containing protein, whose protein sequence is MKKGTLKQILLITDGCSNKGEDPVAVASIAQQQGITVNVIGILDDGHAEQDESLQEVEDIALSGGGVSQLVYKQSLSQTVQSVTKQAMTQTMQGFVNKELEQILGKGQSMEDLEPEKRGEIMEVVEDMGETCDLEVLVLVDTSASMYDKLPTVKEALMDLSISLNARIGRNRFAIYRFPGKRKQMERILDWSPALDSISSIFPKLTSGGVTPTGPAIREAMYQFGKKSLRRGFKYEDEQPGMEEA, encoded by the coding sequence TTGAAAAAAGGCACTTTAAAACAAATATTACTTATTACAGATGGTTGTTCCAACAAAGGGGAGGATCCGGTTGCAGTAGCTTCAATCGCGCAACAACAAGGGATTACTGTTAATGTAATTGGCATATTAGATGATGGACATGCAGAACAAGATGAAAGTTTGCAAGAAGTAGAAGATATAGCTTTGTCTGGTGGGGGTGTTAGTCAGCTTGTTTACAAGCAATCTCTGTCGCAAACTGTGCAATCTGTTACCAAGCAAGCAATGACGCAAACAATGCAAGGATTTGTTAATAAAGAATTGGAGCAAATATTAGGTAAGGGCCAATCCATGGAAGATCTTGAACCAGAAAAACGTGGAGAAATTATGGAAGTAGTAGAGGATATGGGTGAGACTTGTGATCTAGAAGTGCTTGTTTTAGTAGATACAAGTGCAAGTATGTATGATAAGCTACCTACTGTAAAAGAAGCATTAATGGATTTATCCATCAGTTTAAATGCACGAATAGGACGAAATCGGTTTGCCATTTACCGCTTCCCTGGAAAACGAAAACAAATGGAAAGGATATTAGATTGGTCTCCAGCATTAGATAGCATTTCTTCTATCTTTCCTAAATTAACAAGTGGCGGAGTCACTCCGACTGGACCTGCTATTCGAGAAGCAATGTATCAATTTGGTAAGAAGAGCTTACGGAGGGGCTTTAAGTATGAAGATGAACAGCCAGGAATGGAAGAAGCTTGA
- the spoIIE gene encoding stage II sporulation protein E, translating into MMESMSRLQPKALIAQQASQWDKLRSLLYAKLKMVLVDRGWLFYMIGFLLGRAVILSAVSPFAVAFLATMWLVYKEKAAKAMIAVLIGALSYSVDHGIFTALGLFVFLFLAGLFKQAKNQQLLIPFFVFLASVSTRIFQYSIEQQLAAYEWMLVFVEGVLGTVLVLIFMQSMPLLSPKRYNPALKNEEIVCMIILLASILTGTIGWTLYGAAVEQVLARYFVLILAFVGGAAVGSTVGVVTGLILSLANVANLYQMSLLAFSGLLGGLLKEGKKPGVAIGLFVGTFLIGIYGNMTALIPSIIETSMAVVLFLLTPAGWFKKLSRLIPGTEEYTNEQEQYLQKVRNVTAQRVEQFSGVFQALSNSFASADSHLEDEQEIRRETDYFLSQVTEKSCQNCFMKERCWQKEFDKTYSLMELLKEGLQEGGKPPKTTIREFENFCVKPQKVLDAMKEEVSYFEANQKLKQQVLESKKLVADQLQGVSEVMEDFAKEILKEREHHEQQEMQIIHALKQLGMELEKLEIYSLEKGNVDIEMTLTFYEYRGEGAKLIAPVLSDILSEVIVVKQEEIAPFPNGYSYLAFGTAREFVVETGAANAAKGGGLISGDSYTTIELGAGKYAMAISDGMGNGARAQEESVETLRLLQQILQTGIPEKVAIKSINSILSLRSTEEMFATLDLAVIDLHNAYVQFLKIGSSPSFVKRGNELLKIEASNLPMGIIQEFDVDIVGEQLLPNDLLIMMSDGIFEGPKHIENTDIWLKRKIRDMRTNDPQEIADLILEEVIRTRGGEIEDDMTVVVAKVKKNTPRWAGAPLYSVSS; encoded by the coding sequence ATGATGGAATCAATGTCAAGGTTACAGCCTAAAGCACTAATAGCTCAACAGGCAAGTCAGTGGGACAAGCTGAGGAGTCTACTTTACGCAAAGCTGAAAATGGTTTTAGTGGATAGAGGCTGGTTATTTTACATGATTGGGTTTTTATTAGGCCGGGCAGTTATTTTATCAGCTGTTTCGCCATTTGCGGTAGCTTTCTTAGCGACGATGTGGCTTGTCTATAAGGAAAAAGCGGCTAAAGCTATGATAGCCGTACTAATAGGTGCTTTGAGCTATTCTGTAGACCATGGAATTTTTACAGCTTTAGGGTTATTTGTTTTTCTGTTTTTAGCAGGACTATTTAAACAAGCAAAAAATCAACAGTTACTCATACCGTTTTTTGTATTTCTTGCTTCTGTAAGTACACGAATTTTTCAATATTCGATAGAACAGCAGTTGGCAGCATATGAATGGATGCTTGTGTTCGTAGAAGGGGTGTTAGGGACGGTTCTCGTTTTAATATTTATGCAGAGTATGCCGTTATTATCACCAAAAAGGTATAATCCAGCGTTAAAAAACGAAGAAATTGTCTGTATGATTATTCTCCTTGCTTCCATTCTTACAGGAACGATTGGTTGGACGCTTTATGGAGCAGCTGTGGAGCAGGTACTCGCTCGTTATTTTGTACTTATTCTTGCTTTTGTTGGTGGAGCAGCTGTAGGATCGACGGTTGGAGTGGTAACAGGATTGATTTTGTCACTTGCCAATGTTGCCAATTTATATCAAATGAGTCTATTAGCATTTTCAGGACTTTTAGGAGGATTATTAAAAGAGGGAAAAAAACCTGGTGTAGCCATTGGGTTATTTGTTGGAACGTTCTTAATTGGTATTTATGGGAATATGACAGCGCTTATCCCTTCCATCATAGAGACGTCGATGGCAGTTGTCCTCTTTCTACTTACACCAGCAGGCTGGTTTAAAAAGCTGTCTCGGCTTATTCCAGGGACGGAGGAGTATACAAATGAACAAGAACAATATTTACAAAAAGTTCGCAACGTAACAGCCCAACGGGTGGAGCAGTTTTCTGGTGTTTTTCAAGCGTTATCGAATAGTTTTGCAAGTGCCGATTCGCATTTAGAAGATGAGCAGGAGATAAGGCGAGAAACGGACTATTTTCTAAGTCAAGTTACGGAAAAATCATGTCAGAATTGTTTTATGAAAGAAAGGTGCTGGCAAAAGGAGTTTGATAAAACGTACAGCTTAATGGAATTGCTAAAGGAAGGGTTACAAGAAGGAGGGAAACCGCCAAAAACAACCATAAGGGAATTTGAAAATTTTTGCGTAAAGCCACAAAAAGTATTGGATGCCATGAAGGAAGAGGTATCGTATTTTGAAGCAAACCAAAAGTTAAAACAACAAGTATTAGAAAGCAAGAAGTTAGTCGCTGATCAATTGCAAGGGGTCTCGGAGGTGATGGAAGATTTTGCGAAAGAAATTTTAAAAGAACGCGAGCACCATGAGCAACAGGAAATGCAAATTATACATGCATTAAAGCAATTAGGAATGGAATTAGAGAAACTGGAGATTTACAGTTTGGAAAAAGGCAATGTAGACATTGAAATGACATTAACATTTTATGAATATCGTGGGGAAGGTGCCAAACTAATAGCACCTGTTTTATCGGATATTTTATCTGAAGTAATCGTTGTGAAGCAAGAAGAAATTGCGCCATTTCCAAATGGTTATAGTTACTTGGCGTTTGGAACAGCGCGAGAGTTTGTAGTAGAAACAGGTGCTGCTAATGCGGCAAAAGGAGGTGGACTTATATCTGGGGATAGTTACACTACGATAGAATTAGGCGCTGGAAAGTATGCGATGGCAATTAGTGATGGCATGGGAAATGGTGCTCGTGCGCAGGAAGAAAGTGTGGAAACGTTAAGGCTTCTGCAACAAATATTGCAGACAGGTATACCTGAAAAAGTAGCCATTAAATCCATTAATTCAATTTTATCTTTACGTTCGACCGAAGAAATGTTTGCAACGCTGGATTTAGCCGTCATAGATTTGCACAATGCATATGTACAATTTTTAAAAATTGGTTCTTCACCAAGCTTCGTGAAGCGAGGAAATGAATTATTAAAAATTGAAGCAAGCAATTTACCGATGGGGATTATCCAGGAATTTGATGTTGATATCGTTGGTGAGCAGTTGCTTCCTAATGATCTGTTAATTATGATGAGTGACGGTATTTTTGAAGGTCCTAAACATATTGAAAATACGGATATATGGCTAAAGCGTAAAATTCGTGACATGCGCACAAACGATCCACAGGAAATAGCTGACTTGATTTTAGAAGAGGTGATTCGTACAAGAGGTGGAGAAATTGAGGATGATATGACGGTCGTTGTTGCTAAGGTAAAGAAGAATACACCTAGGTGGGCTGGAGCACCTCTCTATTCTGTATCCTCCTAG
- the yabP gene encoding sporulation protein YabP produces MNYYENKEHIPRVTTDHTVKMNNRKNLEITGVKEVDSFDNEEFLLETVMGYLIIRGQNLQLKNLDVNDGSVVIKGKIYELSYIDEQQEKAKGFFSKLFK; encoded by the coding sequence ATGAACTATTATGAGAATAAAGAGCATATACCACGTGTTACTACAGATCATACGGTAAAAATGAATAATCGTAAAAATTTGGAAATTACAGGTGTGAAAGAAGTGGATAGCTTTGATAATGAAGAATTTTTACTGGAAACAGTAATGGGTTATTTAATTATACGTGGGCAAAATTTACAGCTGAAAAATCTAGATGTTAATGATGGTTCTGTTGTTATCAAAGGGAAAATTTACGAGCTTTCTTATATTGATGAACAGCAGGAGAAGGCTAAAGGGTTCTTTAGCAAGTTATTTAAATGA
- a CDS encoding protein kinase domain-containing protein: MKMNSQEWKKLDNDIRPGIKLRGKWHGKTYLIQRKLGAGAIGVVYLCVSNGKQAALKISDKRSSMTVEVNVLRSLAKVQGNRLGPSLLDVDDWASPQGICYSFYVMEYLHGEPLISYVQRRGQAWIGVFMLQLLDALQELHQSGWVFGDLKADNLLVVSSPPKVRWVDVGGTTQIGRSIKEYTEFYDRGYWGLGTRKAEASYDLFAFTMVFLHVYYPNQFAKESSPQKQLFRKIDSVKELAPYRMVLKKALVGNYHTSKQMKNDLLKIIYTTERKNMRAHQQHGQQTNSSSLFIDIGGISALAIIYYAVSLLFQ; the protein is encoded by the coding sequence ATGAAGATGAACAGCCAGGAATGGAAGAAGCTTGATAATGACATTCGTCCAGGGATAAAGCTGCGCGGCAAATGGCATGGAAAAACATATCTTATTCAAAGAAAGCTTGGCGCTGGAGCCATTGGCGTTGTATATCTTTGTGTTTCTAATGGGAAGCAGGCCGCATTAAAAATTAGTGATAAACGTTCATCTATGACGGTAGAAGTAAATGTACTTCGGTCATTGGCAAAGGTCCAAGGAAATCGGCTTGGGCCTTCTTTATTAGATGTAGATGATTGGGCGTCACCACAAGGAATATGCTATTCTTTTTATGTGATGGAATATTTGCACGGAGAGCCACTAATTAGCTACGTTCAGCGAAGGGGACAAGCATGGATTGGTGTTTTTATGCTACAACTTTTAGATGCTTTACAAGAATTGCATCAAAGCGGTTGGGTGTTTGGGGATTTAAAAGCTGATAACTTGCTTGTTGTCTCCTCTCCTCCAAAAGTTCGTTGGGTTGATGTTGGTGGAACAACCCAAATAGGGAGATCCATTAAGGAGTACACAGAATTTTATGATCGTGGCTATTGGGGCTTAGGGACTAGAAAAGCAGAGGCAAGCTATGACTTATTTGCGTTTACAATGGTTTTTTTACATGTATATTATCCAAATCAATTTGCAAAAGAATCCTCTCCACAAAAACAGTTGTTTCGCAAAATTGATAGTGTAAAAGAGCTAGCACCGTATCGTATGGTTTTAAAGAAAGCGCTTGTTGGAAACTATCATACGAGTAAGCAGATGAAAAATGACTTATTAAAAATAATTTATACTACAGAACGAAAAAATATGCGTGCTCATCAACAACATGGACAGCAAACAAATTCATCCTCCTTATTTATCGATATAGGAGGCATATCCGCACTGGCAATCATTTATTATGCAGTTTCTTTGCTTTTTCAGTAA
- the yabQ gene encoding spore cortex biosynthesis protein YabQ: MSLSTQLVTMLSMIAGGLSTGVMLDTFRRFSPYWRNRKIMIYVMEVGFWTSQTLLLFYILFLVNGGEIRLYIVLACLLGFSMYQAILSNYYKKLLEHFIRIALSIYRFFSRLIQVFIISPIKGIVMVIYTVFIWVLKLILSLLLFVLTVIVTPIQWLLRGVYQLLPKKVQGILLQIAGFYSTIKNNLSKVWEKIRWKRR; the protein is encoded by the coding sequence ATGAGTTTAAGTACGCAGCTTGTAACAATGTTATCTATGATTGCAGGTGGCTTGTCTACGGGTGTCATGCTAGACACCTTTCGTAGGTTCTCTCCTTATTGGAGAAATAGGAAGATCATGATTTATGTAATGGAAGTAGGGTTTTGGACCTCACAAACATTATTGCTTTTTTATATTTTATTTTTGGTTAATGGTGGAGAGATAAGGTTATATATTGTACTAGCATGTCTACTAGGTTTTTCAATGTATCAAGCGATACTCTCCAATTATTATAAGAAGTTACTGGAGCATTTCATACGAATTGCGCTCTCTATCTATCGTTTTTTTTCACGACTTATACAAGTCTTCATTATTTCACCGATAAAAGGAATTGTAATGGTTATTTATACAGTATTTATATGGGTTTTAAAACTGATTCTCTCTCTGCTACTTTTCGTTTTAACGGTGATTGTAACGCCAATCCAATGGTTACTAAGAGGAGTCTACCAGTTGCTACCTAAAAAAGTTCAAGGAATTCTATTACAAATAGCAGGATTTTATAGTACAATAAAGAATAACTTAAGTAAGGTTTGGGAGAAAATTCGCTGGAAGAGGAGGTAA
- a CDS encoding FtsB family cell division protein translates to MTTSKQSVRKLDSNYMQQYDAYVERQNRKKRRLIRRLVLFGVITLVILGGMTTYHIQQRSLYAEKTDEYENLQAELTDLRKEQKNLKQEAERLKNEDYVLEIARTNYFLSKEGELIFKVPDKEPSY, encoded by the coding sequence TTGACTACAAGTAAACAAAGTGTAAGAAAACTGGATTCGAATTACATGCAACAATACGATGCCTATGTAGAAAGGCAAAATCGAAAAAAGCGACGTTTAATTCGACGTTTGGTGTTATTTGGAGTTATTACTCTCGTTATTCTTGGCGGTATGACTACATATCATATCCAGCAGCGCTCTCTTTATGCGGAAAAGACAGACGAATATGAAAATCTACAAGCAGAATTGACGGATTTGAGAAAAGAACAAAAAAATCTGAAACAAGAAGCAGAGCGTTTAAAAAATGAGGATTATGTACTAGAAATAGCGAGAACAAACTATTTCTTATCTAAAGAGGGCGAATTAATTTTTAAAGTTCCTGATAAAGAACCATCTTATTGA
- a CDS encoding RNA-binding S4 domain-containing protein — MRLDKFLKVSRLIKRRTLAKEVADQGRITVNGNQSKAATTLTVGDELVIRFGQKVVTLRIDNLRETVKKEEAQSMYTIIKEEKITN, encoded by the coding sequence ATGCGTCTAGACAAATTTTTAAAAGTATCTCGTTTAATTAAGCGTCGTACGTTAGCCAAGGAAGTAGCTGATCAAGGTAGAATTACGGTAAATGGTAATCAATCTAAAGCGGCTACGACATTAACGGTAGGCGATGAGCTTGTTATTCGCTTTGGGCAAAAGGTAGTTACACTGCGTATTGATAATTTACGAGAAACAGTGAAAAAAGAGGAAGCCCAATCCATGTATACCATTATAAAAGAAGAAAAAATTACGAATTAA
- the mazG gene encoding nucleoside triphosphate pyrophosphohydrolase yields MNKIEIIGLGAGDLDQLPLGIYKKLCNLDKSVYVRTLDHPVVQALQAEGVSFHSFDTIYEEEEQFTNVYHRIVAIILEKAKIEQVIYAVPGHPMLAEKTVQILLDSECEVEIIGGSSYLDDLFTALKIDPIDGFQFLDATSFKRQDISYHNHLVFSQVYDQIIASEVKLTLLEDLPADYPITIIDAVGSAREKIVEVPLEELDRTVDVSNLTSVYVPPAPEHLLHHTFANLRQVIHTLRGPDGCPWDQKQTHESLREYAIEEVYELIDAIDQQDDEGIIEELGDVLLQVMLHSQIGEDEGYFTIDDVIRNLTEKMIHRHPHVFQNESVYNADEVVKNWEQLKKDEKGETRASALDGIAKHLPSLARAYQLQKRAAKVGFDWHSLQGAYDKLQEELEEFKVAIKKGNAHEQEKEFGDILFVLANIARYYKINPEVALHHTNEKFILRFSYMEQALKDRQRSIQEVTLEEMNELWEEAKEKE; encoded by the coding sequence ATGAACAAAATCGAAATTATTGGTCTTGGTGCAGGAGACTTGGATCAGTTACCTTTAGGTATTTATAAAAAGCTTTGTAATTTAGACAAGTCCGTGTACGTCCGCACGCTGGATCATCCTGTTGTTCAAGCATTGCAAGCAGAAGGTGTGAGCTTCCATTCCTTTGATACAATTTATGAGGAAGAAGAACAGTTTACTAATGTATACCATCGTATTGTTGCAATTATTTTAGAAAAAGCGAAAATAGAACAGGTTATCTATGCTGTGCCTGGACATCCCATGCTTGCGGAAAAGACCGTACAAATCTTGCTGGATTCCGAATGTGAGGTAGAAATCATCGGTGGAAGCAGTTATTTAGATGATCTATTTACCGCATTAAAAATAGATCCTATTGATGGATTTCAATTTCTTGATGCAACATCTTTCAAGCGTCAAGATATAAGCTATCACAATCACCTCGTGTTTTCGCAAGTGTATGACCAAATAATTGCTTCTGAAGTAAAACTGACATTGTTAGAGGACTTACCTGCAGACTATCCAATTACCATTATTGATGCAGTAGGAAGCGCTCGGGAAAAAATAGTAGAAGTTCCTTTAGAAGAATTAGATCGCACGGTTGACGTTAGTAATTTAACAAGTGTCTATGTCCCACCCGCACCGGAGCATTTATTACATCATACGTTTGCAAATTTACGCCAAGTGATCCATACGTTAAGAGGGCCTGATGGATGCCCGTGGGATCAGAAGCAGACACATGAAAGTCTGCGAGAATATGCTATTGAAGAAGTGTATGAGCTCATTGACGCGATTGACCAACAAGATGACGAAGGGATTATTGAAGAATTAGGTGACGTACTGCTACAAGTTATGCTACACAGTCAAATTGGGGAAGATGAAGGTTATTTTACGATAGATGATGTCATTCGAAACCTTACGGAAAAAATGATTCATCGTCATCCACATGTCTTTCAAAATGAATCTGTTTACAATGCAGATGAAGTCGTAAAGAATTGGGAGCAATTAAAAAAGGATGAAAAAGGAGAGACAAGAGCATCTGCGTTAGATGGTATTGCAAAGCATTTACCATCACTTGCACGGGCGTATCAATTACAAAAAAGAGCAGCAAAAGTAGGGTTTGATTGGCATTCTCTACAAGGTGCCTATGATAAATTACAAGAGGAGCTAGAAGAATTTAAGGTAGCTATAAAAAAAGGAAATGCACATGAACAAGAGAAGGAGTTTGGCGATATATTATTTGTTCTAGCGAATATAGCAAGGTATTATAAAATAAACCCAGAAGTAGCCTTACATCATACGAATGAAAAATTTATTTTGCGTTTTTCCTATATGGAACAAGCATTAAAAGATCGTCAGCGTTCCATTCAAGAAGTAACTTTAGAAGAGATGAATGAATTATGGGAAGAGGCGAAAGAAAAGGAGTAA
- a CDS encoding S1 domain-containing RNA-binding protein gives MSIEVGSKLQGKVTGITNFGAFVEIERGTTGLVHISEVADNYVKDINEHLSVGDEVKVKVINVEKDGKIGLSIKKAVDKPKPKRQRDNRERVESFESKMNRFLKDSEDRLASLKKHTESKRGGRGAKRG, from the coding sequence ATGTCAATTGAAGTAGGCAGCAAGCTGCAGGGTAAGGTAACTGGTATCACTAATTTTGGAGCCTTTGTAGAAATCGAAAGAGGAACAACCGGACTTGTTCATATTAGTGAGGTTGCCGACAACTATGTGAAAGACATTAATGAACATCTTTCTGTTGGCGATGAAGTAAAGGTGAAAGTCATTAACGTAGAGAAGGACGGAAAAATTGGTCTATCGATTAAAAAAGCGGTAGATAAGCCAAAACCAAAACGTCAACGAGATAACCGTGAACGGGTTGAATCTTTTGAGTCAAAAATGAATCGTTTTTTAAAAGACTCTGAAGATCGCCTTGCCTCTTTGAAGAAGCACACGGAATCCAAACGCGGGGGTCGAGGTGCTAAAAGGGGATAG